From the genome of bacterium:
TGCACCTCGACGCGCTCGGTGTGAAGCTCACCCGGCTCACCGACGACCAGGCCGCCTACCTCGGCGTCGACGCCGCCGGACCGTACAAGCCCGACCAGTACCGGTACTGATCGACTGCCCCGGTGACGAGGATCAGGCCCGGTCCGCACCGGCACTAGTGGGCATCGCCGTTAGTTCGTCGGGGGTCAGGCCGCGGTGCGGAGGCTGCCGTCGTTGTTGAGGCGATCGAGGTAGCGGTTGAGGTGGTGGCGGGTGTACTTCCAGCCGAACGGTTCGGCCGCCTGGTTGTAGCGGTCCTGGAAGGCGAGGATTCGTTGCGCGAGGTCGTCGAGGTCGGCGAAGTCGCCGGTGGCGATCGCTTTGCGTTGCAGGATCGAGAAGTAGATCTCGACCTGGTTGAGCCAGGAGGCGTGCACGGGCAGGTGCACGAGTTCGGCGTTGGGCCAGGCCACGCGCATGCGGTCGACCGAGGCCTGGCCTGCGTGGGAGGAGCCGTTGTCCACGACCCAGAACACTCGCTTCGCCGAGGCGTAGGGCTCCTGGGTCATGACCTGCTCGACGAGCTCGGTGAAGGGTTCGATGCCGGTCTTGGCAGCGGTACGGCCGATGACGCGGGGATGATGGACGTCGTAGGCGGCGAAGTAGGCCAGAGTGCCGCCACGGCGGTACTCGAACTCGACCCGTCGTGGCTGTCCTGGTGCCGCGGGAGTTTCGGGGTGCCGGCGCCGCAAGGCCTGGAGTTGTGACTTCTCATCAGCGCTGATCACATACTCATCCGGACCCAGTGGCCGGCCCTGCCAGGTGCGTTCGTAGAGGTCGAGGACCCGGCCGGCCTTGGTCGCGAAGTCGGGATCGCGGGGGAAGATCCAGGACCGGTGCTGCCATGGCTTGATCGCGTCCGCGGCCAGCCAGCGGGCGATCGTGGAGACCGACACCGGTCGGACCAGCCCCGTGGCGGTGGCGTGCGCAGCGAGCTCGGACACCGACCACCTGGTCAGCGGCAGGCCGTGGTCGGCTGGCCTGGTGCAGGCCAGCGCTTTGACTTCAGCGACCTCGACAGCAGTGAAGGAGGGCGGGCGTCCCGACCGTGGCCGGTCCTTGAGGCCGTCAAGCCGCTGCCGTGTGCGGCCACAGAACCGGTGCCGCCAGCGACGCACCGTGTCCTCACAGATCCGCAGGTCGCGAG
Proteins encoded in this window:
- a CDS encoding IS630 family transposase — its product is MDMPLVPADVVVLTADERDLLTRRANAASSPHRDVVRARIVLAAADGVANAQIARDLRICEDTVRRWRHRFCGRTRQRLDGLKDRPRSGRPPSFTAVEVAEVKALACTRPADHGLPLTRWSVSELAAHATATGLVRPVSVSTIARWLAADAIKPWQHRSWIFPRDPDFATKAGRVLDLYERTWQGRPLGPDEYVISADEKSQLQALRRRHPETPAAPGQPRRVEFEYRRGGTLAYFAAYDVHHPRVIGRTAAKTGIEPFTELVEQVMTQEPYASAKRVFWVVDNGSSHAGQASVDRMRVAWPNAELVHLPVHASWLNQVEIYFSILQRKAIATGDFADLDDLAQRILAFQDRYNQAAEPFGWKYTRHHLNRYLDRLNNDGSLRTAA